One Epinephelus moara isolate mb chromosome 20, YSFRI_EMoa_1.0, whole genome shotgun sequence genomic window carries:
- the hyal6 gene encoding hyaluronoglucosaminidase 6, with the protein MVLMGLHLLVLALWVGVGVKLQVKGDQLKPARAPLIPHRPFVVVWNAPTESCRLRFKVDLDLSVFDIVANLNETLSGPNVTIFYHSHLGYYPYYSNSGVPINGGLPQNQSISKHLSKARADIDKLIPHKDFRGLGVIDWENWRPQWVRNWGTKDIYRNKSKEQIRKLHPNWPESKVEKEAKEGFERAGQAFMNLTLALAEGRRPDGLWGFYLFPDCYNYGYKQHPQRYTGECPNVEHVRNDHLMWLWKESTALYPSIYLDYELKSSSNTVKFVHYRVKEAMRIASIARTDFTLPVFVYSRPFYAYTFVVLSESDLVHTIGESAALGASGVVLWGSSEYARSQRNCLTVKKYIDGPLGHYVINVTSAAKLCSKALCKKNGRCVRKSLDSGAYLHLNPRFFHIHRNPAPRGPRFHVSGHLNNHDILDMKHKFTCQCYQGWTGVYCEMPQAPPPPPPPPQPAVPLPHPRENSLLGDILLLLSLHFSCLCVIMFLGLCLIIKCLIL; encoded by the exons ATGGTGCTGATGGGGCTCCATCTCCTGGTACTGGCCCTGTGGGTTGGTGTTGGAGTAAAGCTCCAAGTTAAGGGCGACCAGTTGAAGCCGGCCCGGGCACCTCTGATCCCTCATCGGCCTTTTGTTGTCGTGTGGAACGCTCCTACTGAGTCCTGCCGCCTTCGATTCAAGGTAGACCTGGACCTTAGCGTTTTTGACATTGTGGCAAACCTCAATGAAACCCTAAGTGGACCAAACGTCACCATATTCTACCACAGCCACTTGGGATACTACCCATACTACTCTAACTCTGGGGTCCCTATCAACGGTGGACTGCCGCAGAACCAGAGCATCTCCAAACACCTGAGCAAGGCCAGAGCAGATATCGACAAGCTAATCCCCCACAAGGATTTCCGAGGCCTGGGTGTCATAGACTGGGAGAACTGGAGGCCTCAGTGGGTCAGAAACTGGGGCACCAAGGACATCTACCGCAACAAGTCCAAGGAGCAGATCCGGAAACTTCACCCGAACTGGCCGGAGAGCAAAGTGGAGAAAGAAGCAAAGGAAGGTTTCGAGAGGGCTGGGCAGGCCTTCATGAACCTGACCTTGGCCCTGGCTGAAGGTCGCAGGCCGGATGGGCTGTGGGGGTTTTACTTGTTCCCAGACTGCTACAACTATGGGTATAAACAGCACCCACAACGGTACACCGGCGAATGCCCCAACGTTGAGCACGTACGCAATGACCATCTGATGTGGCTTTGGAAGGAGAGCACGGCCCTCTACCCGTCCATCTACCTGGATTACGAGCTCAAGTCCTCCTCCAACACTGTCAAGTTTGTCCACTATCGAGTCAAGGAAGCCATGAGAATCGCGTCCATCGCCCGTACAGATTTCACATTGCCTGTGTTTGTCTACTCCAGACCTTTCTACGCCTACACCTTTGTCGTTCTTTCAGAG AGCGATCTGGTTCACACTATTGGGGAGAGCGCTGCCTTGGGAGCTTCAGGCGTTGTCCTCTGGGGATCATCAGAGTATGCTCGATCACAG AGGAACTGTCTGACAGTGAAGAAGTACATTGACGGTCCGCTTGGACATTACGTCATCAACGTCACCTCCGCTGCCAAGCTGTGCAGCAAAGCGCTTTGCAAGAAGAACGGCAGGTGCGTCCGCAAGAGCCTGGACTCGGGCGCCTACCTGCACCTGAACCCACGCTTCTTCCACATCCACCGCAACCCGGCGCCCAGGGGCCCCCGCTTCCACGTCAGCGGCCACCTCAACAACCACGACATCCTGGACATGAAGCACAAGTTCACCTGCCAGTGCTACCAAGGCTGGACAGGTGTTTACTGCGAGATGCCCCaggctccaccccctcctcctcccccacctcAGCCCGCTGTCCCTCTGCCTCACCCCAGAGAGAACAGCCTGCTGGGAGATATCCTGCTCCTCCTGTCCCTCCATttctcctgtctgtgtgtcatcaTGTTCCTGGGACTCTGTCTGATTATCAAGTGTCTTATACTGTAG